A stretch of DNA from Streptomyces venezuelae:
CTGCCCGGAGACCTGCCGGACCCGGCGGACGTGAAGGCGCTGCGCCGCCATGTGCGGGCGCAGATCGCGCGTACGGTCGGTGAGTTCAACCGGTTCGGGGCGCCCGACCGCGTGGTGGGGACCTCCAAGACCTTCAAGCAGCTGGCCCGGATCGCGGGTGCGGCCCGCTCGACCGAAGGCCTGTACGTGCAGCGCGGACTGACCCGCAAGGCGCTGGAGGAGTGGGTGCCGCGGCTGGCGCTGATGACGGCCGGGGAGCGGGTGGCCCTGCCGGGAGTGTCGGAGGGGCGGGCGGGACAGCTGCTGGCGGGCGCACTCGTCGCCGAGGGGGCCATGGACCTGTTCGGGGTGGACGAGCTGGACATCTGCCCCTGGGCCCTGCGCGAGGGCGTCATCCTGCGCCGTCTGGACCACCTGCCGGTGCCGAGCCCGGAGCCGGTCCACCCGTAGGGGGTTCCCGGCGGACCCGGAGCCGGACCTCCCGGACCCGGACCCGGACCCGGAGCGGGAGCGGGAGCCGGAGCGGTGATCCCGGCCGCAGCCGGGCCGGGGCCGGACCCGTACCCTGTCCCCGTGGCAGAACCAGTCCGGATCCCCGACGCGAAGGTCGCGTTGTCCACCGCCTCGGTCTACCCCGAGTCCACGGCGACCGCCTTCGAGATCGCCGCGCGCCTCGGCTACGACGGCGTCGAGGTGATGGTCTGGACGGACCCGGTCAGCCAGGACATCGAGGCCCTGCGCCGGCTCTCCGAGATCCACCAGGTCCCGATCCTGGCCGTGCACGCCCCCTGCCTCCTGATCACCCAGCGCGTCTGGTCCACCGACCCGTGGACCAAACTGCAGCGGGCCCGGGCCGCCGCCGAGCGGCTCGGCGCGTCCACCGTGGTGGTCCATCCGCCGTTCCGCTGGCAGCGCCAGTACAGCCGCGACTTCGTGTCCGGCATCTGGCGGATGGCCGACGAGACGGACGTACGGTTCGCCGTCGAGAACATGTACCCGTGGCGCTACCGCGAGCGGGAGATGCTCGCGTACGCACCCGACTGGGACGTCACCAAGGACGACTACCGGCACTTCACGGTCGACCTCTCGCACACGGCCACCGCCCGCACCGACGCCACCGCGATGGTCGACCGGATGGGGGACCGGCTCGCCCACGTCCACCTCGCGGACGGCAACGGTTCCGCCAAGGACGAGCACCTGGTTCCCGGGCGGGGCACCCAGCCCTGCGCCGAGCTGCTGGAACGGCTGGCCCTGAACGGTTTCGACGGCCATGTGGTGATCGAGGTCAACACGCGGCGGGCCATGTCCTCCGCCGAGCGCGAGGCGGACCTGGCCGAGGCCCTGGCCTTCACCCGGCTCCACCTGGCCAGCGCGGGCTCCGCCGCCCCGGACCGGGTCCCGCGCCCGTGACCGGCGTACCCGAGGGCCCGGACGCACCCGAGGGCCCGGACGTACCCAGGGAGCCGGACGTACCGAAGAGGCCGCGGCGCGGTCCCGGCCGCCCGCCCCGCGACGAGGCGGACGACGGCCCGAGCACCCAGGAGCGGATCCGGCTCGCCGCCCGCGAGGTGTTCGCCGAGCGCGGCTACGACAAGACCTCCGTCCGCGGGGTGGCCAAGGCGGCCGGCGTCGACCCGGCCCTGGTCCACCACTACTTCGGCACCAAGGACGACCTCTTCGCCGCCGCCATCGAGACGAGCATGGAGCCCGCCCTGTCCGTCCCGGCCATCCTGGCGGCCGGCCCCGACGGCATCGGCGAGCGGCTCGCCCGCTACTTCCTCGGCGTGTGGGAGAACCCGGTGACCCGGGCCCCGCTGCTGGCGGTCATCCGGTCCGCCCTCACCCACGAGGCGGCGGCGAAGGTGCTCCGCCGGCTGGTGCTGCGCCGGGTGCTGGAGCGGGTCGCGGCCGACCTCAACGTGCCCGACCCCACCTTCCGCGCCGAGCTCGCCGCCTCCCACATGGTGGGCATCGCGATCCTGCGGTACGTACTCGAGGTCGAGCCCCTCGCCTCCGCCGACCCGGAGGCGATCGTGGCGCTGGTGGCCCCGACCCTCCAGCGGTACCTGACAGAGGAGTGAGGGGGCCGGGAGCGGCCCGGACCTCCGGCGGGGACGGCGGACGTGGGCCGCAGCGGCTCGGTGACCGCTGACTGAGCCCGGTGTCCCGCCATCCGGACACCGCGTCCGCATCCTGAAGCCGGAGGCGTAATCTCGTAAGCAGCCAATGCAGAGTCACTGCAGGCAGCGCATTCTGCTCGTATTCCGCTCTATGGGGAGTGAACCCGATGCCCGAGCTGAGGTCCCGCACCGTCACCCACGGCCGCAACATGGCGGGCGCACGTGCCCTGATGCGCGCATCGGGCGTAGCGAGCGAGGACATCGGGAAGCCGATCATCGCGGTCGCCAACTCCTTCACCGAGTTCGTCCCCGGGCACACCCACCTGGCCCCGGTCGGCCGGATCGTCTCCGACGCCATCCGGGCCGCGGGCGCCATCCCCCGCGAGTTCAACACCATCGCCGTCGACGACGGCATCGCGATGGGCCACGCGGGCATGCTCTACTCGCTGCCGTCCCGCGACCTGATCGCGGACAGCGTGGAGTACATGGTGGAGGCGCACTGTGCCGACGCGCTGATCTGCATCTCCAACTGCGACAAGATCACCCCGGGCATGCTGATGGCCGCGATGCGCCTCAACATCCCGGTGGTCTTCGTCTCCGGCGGCCCGATGGAGGCCGGCCAGGCCACCCTCGTCGACGGCACGGTCCGCAAGCTCGACCTGGTCAACGCCATCGTCGACGCCGTCAACGAGAACGTCTCCGACGAGGACATCCTGCGTATCGAGGAGAACGCCTGTCCGACCTGTGGCTCCTGTTCCGGCATGTTCACCGCCAACTCGATGAACTGCCTGGCCGAGGCCATCGGCCTGGCCCTGCCCGGCAACGGCTCGGTCCTCGCCACCCACACCGCCCGCCGCGCCCTGTACGAGAACGCCGGCCGTACGGTCGTGGAGATCACCAAGCGGTACTACGAGCAGGACGACGAGTCCGTCCTGCCCCGCAACATCGCCACCCGCCAGGCCTTCGAGAACGCCATGGCCCTGGACATCGCGATGGGCGGCTCGACCAACACGATCCTGCACCTGCTGGCCGCGGCCCAGGAAGCCGGTCTGGACTACGACCTCAAGGACATCGACGAGGTCTCGCGCCGCGTCCCGTGCCTGGCCAAGGTCGCGCCGAACGTCGCGCCCGGCGGCACGTACTACATGGAGGACGTGCACCGCGCCGGCGGCATCCCCGCCATCCTCGGCGAGCTGCACCGCGGCGGCCTGCTCAACAAGGACGTCACCACGGTCCACTCGGACAACCTGGAGGACTGGCTGGCGCAGTGGGACGCCCGCTCCGGCAGCGCCTCCGAGGAGGCCATGGAGCTGTGGCACGCGGCCCCCGGCTGCAAGCGTTCCGCGACCGCCTTCTCCCAGTCCGAGCGCTGGGACACCCTCGACCTCGACGCCGAGGGCGGCTGCATCCGCTCCGTCGAGCACGCCTACTCCAAGGACGGCGGCCTCGCGGTCCTGCGCGGCAACCTCGCCGAGGACGGCTGTGTGGTGAAGACCGCCGGCGTGGACGAGTCGATCTGGACCTTCGAGGGCCCGGCCGTCGTCTGCGAGTCCCAGGACGAGGCCGTCGAGAAGATCCTCTCCAAGCAGATCACGGCGGGCGACGTGGTCGTCATCCGCTACGAGGGCCCCAAGGGCGGCCCCGGCATGCAGGAGATGCTCTACCCGACGTCCTTCCTCAAGGGCCGCGGCCTCGGCAAGACCTGCGCGCTGGTGACGGACGGCCGGTTCTCCGGCGGTACCTCGGGCCTGTCCATCGGCCACGCCTCCCCGGAGGCTGCCTCGGGCGGCACGATCGCGCTGGTCGAGAGCGGCGACCGGATCCGCATCGACATCCCGAACCGCTCCATCGAGCTGCTCGTCGACGAGGCGACCCTGGCGGCGCGCCGGGAGGCGCTGGGCGGCGTGTATGCGCCGAAGGACCGCGTGCGCACGGTCTCGGCGGCCCTGCGCGCCTACGCCGCGATGGCGACCAGCGCCGACAAGGGAGCGGTCCGCGACGTGAGCCGCCTTTCCTGACGCCGGGCGCCCCACTCGTACGTACGCCGCGGCCCCGCCCGATCCCTTCGGGCGGGGCCGCAGTGTTGTGCGTAGTGCGTTGCGCTACCAGCCGGCCGGGTCCGCGCCGGGCACGGCGAACACGGAGCCGTCGGGGGCGGTGGCGAAGACCCGGCCCCCGGCGACGACCGGCGCGGGCCGGGTGCCGGCGTAGGTGTTCCGGCCGGTGCCCATCCGCGGGTCGGTCTGCCCGGCCGGGCGTCCGGTGGCCGCGTCCACGGCCAGCAGCCGGCCGTCCGCCGCGCTCAGATGCACCCGGCCGTCCGCGAACACCGGCCGGGACGCCACGCTCAGCCCCGTCTCCAGCCGCCACTTCTCGCCCTGCCCGCCGAGGGCCACCAGGGTTCCCGAGGTCCCGAACAGGTACACCGCCCGGTCCGTGCCGACGGCGGCCTGCGCCTGGACCAGCGGGGCCGTCAGCGGGATCTCCCGGACCGCCCGGGTGCGCAGGTCGATCCGGAGGACGGAACGGGTCGAGCTGCGGACGTCGGTCACCGGCAGGTACAGCCCGCCCCCGGCCACACCGGCCGGGCCGGCCGACCCCGGGGCGGTGAGCTGCCACAGCACCCTCCCGTCGGCCGGGTCGACCGCCGAGACCCGGGTCGAGGTGCCGTCGGGGCCGGGCGTGGCCACGTACACACCGGTCCGTGCCGGGTCCGGGCTGTCCTGGTCCGGGCTGTCCTGGTCCGGGCCGGTCCACCACAGGGAGCCCACCCCGGCCACCCGCTTGGTCCACCGGGCGGCGCCGGTGGCCGCGTCCAGCGCGGTGACCGATCCGTCCACGGCCGCGATCAGCACCTGCGCCCCGGCTGGCACCACCTTCGCGCCCCCGGGCAGCTCCTTCCGCCAGCGCTGTCCGCCGGTCGCCGGGTCCAGGGCCTGGAGGAGTCCGCTGCCGTCGGCGACCGCGAGGACCAGCCCGCCGGCGTACTGCGGGGCGGTGTGCTGCGCGGTGCTCCCCGGCTTCCCGGCGGCGGCCACGGTCCACCGCTTCGAGCCGTCCGCCGGGTCCACCCGGGCCGCGGCCACCCCCAGCCCCGAGCAGTACAGGGCGCCGTCCGACCAGGAGCAGGCCGGTGCCTGGTTCGCGGCCTGCTGCGGGCCCAGCTGTGCCGTCCACGGCGGGA
This window harbors:
- a CDS encoding sugar phosphate isomerase/epimerase family protein, with translation MAEPVRIPDAKVALSTASVYPESTATAFEIAARLGYDGVEVMVWTDPVSQDIEALRRLSEIHQVPILAVHAPCLLITQRVWSTDPWTKLQRARAAAERLGASTVVVHPPFRWQRQYSRDFVSGIWRMADETDVRFAVENMYPWRYREREMLAYAPDWDVTKDDYRHFTVDLSHTATARTDATAMVDRMGDRLAHVHLADGNGSAKDEHLVPGRGTQPCAELLERLALNGFDGHVVIEVNTRRAMSSAEREADLAEALAFTRLHLASAGSAAPDRVPRP
- a CDS encoding TetR family transcriptional regulator — encoded protein: MTGVPEGPDAPEGPDVPREPDVPKRPRRGPGRPPRDEADDGPSTQERIRLAAREVFAERGYDKTSVRGVAKAAGVDPALVHHYFGTKDDLFAAAIETSMEPALSVPAILAAGPDGIGERLARYFLGVWENPVTRAPLLAVIRSALTHEAAAKVLRRLVLRRVLERVAADLNVPDPTFRAELAASHMVGIAILRYVLEVEPLASADPEAIVALVAPTLQRYLTEE
- the ilvD gene encoding dihydroxy-acid dehydratase, encoding MPELRSRTVTHGRNMAGARALMRASGVASEDIGKPIIAVANSFTEFVPGHTHLAPVGRIVSDAIRAAGAIPREFNTIAVDDGIAMGHAGMLYSLPSRDLIADSVEYMVEAHCADALICISNCDKITPGMLMAAMRLNIPVVFVSGGPMEAGQATLVDGTVRKLDLVNAIVDAVNENVSDEDILRIEENACPTCGSCSGMFTANSMNCLAEAIGLALPGNGSVLATHTARRALYENAGRTVVEITKRYYEQDDESVLPRNIATRQAFENAMALDIAMGGSTNTILHLLAAAQEAGLDYDLKDIDEVSRRVPCLAKVAPNVAPGGTYYMEDVHRAGGIPAILGELHRGGLLNKDVTTVHSDNLEDWLAQWDARSGSASEEAMELWHAAPGCKRSATAFSQSERWDTLDLDAEGGCIRSVEHAYSKDGGLAVLRGNLAEDGCVVKTAGVDESIWTFEGPAVVCESQDEAVEKILSKQITAGDVVVIRYEGPKGGPGMQEMLYPTSFLKGRGLGKTCALVTDGRFSGGTSGLSIGHASPEAASGGTIALVESGDRIRIDIPNRSIELLVDEATLAARREALGGVYAPKDRVRTVSAALRAYAAMATSADKGAVRDVSRLS